In the Streptomyces sp. cg36 genome, one interval contains:
- a CDS encoding ABC transporter ATP-binding protein, with protein MGAERPTDPEEPDGGPAAAAPGPAAPTERARTGKAGPEDAPPEGARLAATKPAGPGAGDPFDSDTLPVPHGATRALLRDLLRPMRGRVALTVLLVLLQQAAVQAGPLLVAYAIDRGVPAFRDDDHGPLIAVAAGYLLCALGSGLLQYAFIGTSTRVGQDVLLDLRGRIFRHAQALSVDFHERYTSGRLISRSTSDVESLRELLNEGLQELIGVVLSAVYICAMLLWLDWGIGAVAVASYAPLHLLIRRYRRRASVAFDARSTAIAAVIVKFAETLNGIRPVQAFRREKANDAEFEKLNHVHERANGDAILEMAQYVVGSRLVANTAVAAMVLWGAYRVADGTLALGVLAAAVLYVRRLYDPIDRLGMFLNSYEAAVSSLGKIAGLLAQTPTVPEPEHPVPLPERRGELPGRDVVFEGVGFSYRTGGEVLPRFDLTIPAGQTVAVVGSTGAGKSTLAKLLARFYDPTAGDVLLDGVDLRDLAVRELRRGVVMVTQEAFLFSGTVADNIAIGRPDATREEIERAAKAIGAHDFIAGLPDGYDTDVRKRGGRISAGQRQLVAFARALLADPAVLILDEATSSLDIPGERAVQRAMHTVLRGRTAVVIAHRLSTVEIADRVLVMEHGRIVEDGSPAELIAGTGRFADLHRAWRESLA; from the coding sequence ATGGGCGCGGAGCGCCCCACCGACCCGGAGGAGCCGGACGGCGGACCGGCCGCGGCGGCCCCCGGGCCCGCCGCCCCGACCGAGCGGGCCCGGACCGGGAAGGCCGGCCCCGAGGACGCCCCGCCCGAGGGCGCCCGGCTCGCCGCCACGAAGCCCGCGGGCCCCGGCGCCGGCGACCCCTTCGACAGCGACACCCTGCCCGTACCGCACGGCGCCACCCGCGCGCTGCTGCGCGATCTGCTGCGGCCGATGCGGGGGCGGGTGGCGCTCACGGTGCTGCTGGTGCTGCTCCAGCAGGCCGCGGTGCAGGCCGGGCCGCTGCTGGTGGCGTACGCCATCGACCGGGGCGTGCCCGCGTTCCGCGACGACGACCACGGGCCGCTGATCGCGGTCGCGGCCGGATATCTGCTGTGCGCGCTGGGCTCGGGCCTGCTCCAGTACGCGTTCATCGGCACCTCGACCCGGGTCGGCCAGGACGTCCTGCTCGATCTGCGCGGGCGGATCTTCCGGCACGCGCAGGCGCTCAGCGTGGACTTCCACGAGCGCTACACCTCGGGCCGCCTGATCTCCCGCTCCACCTCCGACGTGGAGTCGCTGCGCGAGCTCCTCAACGAGGGCCTCCAGGAGCTGATCGGCGTCGTCCTCTCGGCGGTCTACATCTGCGCCATGCTGCTCTGGCTGGACTGGGGCATCGGCGCGGTCGCGGTGGCCTCGTACGCGCCGCTGCACCTGCTGATCCGCCGCTACCGGCGCCGCGCCTCGGTGGCGTTCGACGCCCGGTCCACCGCCATCGCGGCGGTGATCGTGAAGTTCGCGGAGACCCTGAACGGCATCCGCCCGGTCCAGGCGTTCCGCCGCGAGAAGGCCAACGACGCCGAGTTCGAGAAGCTCAACCACGTCCACGAGCGCGCCAACGGCGACGCGATCCTGGAGATGGCGCAGTACGTGGTGGGCTCCCGGCTGGTGGCCAACACCGCCGTCGCCGCGATGGTGCTGTGGGGCGCCTACCGGGTCGCCGACGGCACCCTCGCGCTCGGGGTGCTGGCCGCGGCCGTGCTGTACGTACGGCGGCTGTACGACCCGATCGACCGGCTGGGGATGTTCCTCAACTCCTACGAGGCCGCCGTCTCCTCGCTGGGGAAGATCGCCGGTCTGCTCGCCCAGACCCCGACCGTGCCCGAGCCCGAGCACCCGGTGCCGCTGCCGGAGCGGCGCGGCGAACTGCCGGGCCGCGACGTCGTGTTCGAGGGCGTGGGCTTCTCCTACCGCACGGGCGGCGAGGTGCTGCCGCGCTTCGACCTGACGATCCCGGCCGGGCAGACGGTGGCCGTGGTGGGCTCGACCGGCGCGGGCAAGTCCACGCTCGCCAAGCTGCTGGCCCGCTTCTACGACCCGACGGCCGGGGACGTCCTGCTCGACGGCGTGGACCTGCGCGACCTCGCGGTGCGGGAGCTGCGGCGCGGGGTGGTCATGGTCACCCAGGAGGCGTTCCTCTTCTCCGGCACGGTCGCCGACAACATCGCCATCGGCCGCCCGGACGCCACCCGCGAGGAGATCGAGCGCGCCGCGAAGGCGATCGGCGCGCACGACTTCATCGCGGGGCTGCCGGACGGGTACGACACGGACGTGCGCAAGCGCGGCGGCCGGATCTCGGCCGGGCAGCGCCAGCTGGTCGCGTTCGCCCGCGCGCTGCTCGCCGACCCGGCGGTGCTGATCCTGGACGAGGCGACCTCGTCCCTGGACATCCCCGGGGAGCGGGCGGTGCAGCGGGCGATGCACACGGTCCTGCGCGGGCGCACGGCCGTGGTGATCGCCCA